AGAAACTGACAGCCATTGCCAAAGAAACGGTGTCCCCATAATAAAGTTATAAATGTTGGTTTAAAGCTTGAACTGTCCAATCAAAACATATTGGCGCCCTCTATGGGGCACTGGCATAGCATTCAGCCGCTGCCAGAGAAGAACAGCGTGTTCTGGCTGTTCCACTAGGAGGCCCATTTACCAACCACTGTCAACAGTGCTCAGATTAATGAAACTACTTCTTAAAACGTCAAATGTATCAGATCATGTGATTACCTTAACATGTTTTTCACTATATGGGCCTATTCTGCAAACCAATAGGTTGGACAATATTGATTACCTTATAATGTTTATAACATGCTAAATATATAGTAGTCTAGTGGTATTATAATGCATTTAGTGCATTATAATAACATTACTATTACCAACAAAGCTAATACAATACGGCGATAACAGACCGTTTTTACAATCAATTCGCTGCAGGAAAAGTTATTGCCTGGAACTCCATAACTTCATTTTGGAGGAACAGCGGGGGAGGGGAGGACTTCTCTGTTGAATACCAGGAAtcgtcctttaaaaaaaaaaacatttcttacTGACAATCTGCCAAGAGGCCCTTACTGGAAAAACAAGGGGGTGGAGCCTCCCGACACATTATGAGCGCTACTCTCAAGCGCTGCGCGATCATTAAAGAGGCAAATGATGAACGAGCAACGTCCAGTCAGTCCAACGTAGAACACAGACAAAGGACACAACTGACACTGTAAAGGACGTTGCACATCAGCAAAGATACAATTGTCACAATTTGAACAACACAAGATATCAAGCTCAAGGAAACAAATATACTCAAGGGATTGAAGCAATTggataaactttcaaagttccaagTACACAGAGAAACCGTTAAAAGGTAAGAAATAAGACTCTATTGATTCTATTGTTTAAACGTAGCAAAGGAGAAGACAATGTAAATCATTAGCGATTTTTTTAATGGGACTTTTGTATGTAAAATGATGCAACAGTTGAAGGATTCCGCTCACTAGACTGCTCGACTTTACTGGAACTGACCGCGGTGACTGAGCCGGAGGGCAGAGATAAAAAACCAACTTTCCTGTAAATGAGCAGGACAGAGTAAACGGTAGCCTAATTGCAAATCACGTCTATTCGACTGAAATATAATGTTTTCACTTTCACCTTTCACATACAATAGCCAAATAGGCGATTTGTCGTAAATAATATGGTTATAAATCATGTAGCAGTGCGTAATTGGAGTGACGATAGCAACATGAGCGGTGTCGAATCATATTACTTCGTGTGGTTCTCAATAGTCCGCTACAGGACAAAAAATAGCCAGGGCCTCATTGGTAAAAATGTTCCACTATGTAACCAGAGAAGTTTAATTAGAATATTTGAAATTATAGCCAAAACATAATCTTTGCCTGAGAGCTACATGAGTTGAGGACTATTAGATTACTCTCAATCCTAAAACAATTACACTATAAATAAACCTTTTATCGACTGTTATTTATTTCTATAATTAAAATGATAGAACTGGATATCTTGAGTTGAACGTTCGTTATTTGGATCATATTGCCAAATGCCCTGAGGTCCACTCAATGCCCAAATCACTCCACTCTGAGCAGATACTTTGGACACTGATGATTTTCTCTGCTTTTTCTCCAGGACTATCCTCtccagacacaacaacaacaaaatctaaAGGCCTTGACCTCTGTAGGGAGATTGGTGACCTCTACCCTCCGACCTCCTCCTTCTAGTCTTCTGTTGTCTGTGTGGTGCCCAGTGCTCACCAGGCAGGTCGCAAAGAAGCGGTGCGCAGCGCCATGGTAACCCACAGCAAGTTTGACTCCGTCATGAGCAGCAGCCCCTTCGACTCCACCATGCGGCTGCCTCACCGTTACAAGACCTTCAGCTCCAAGGTGCAGTACCAGCTCGTCGTCACCACCCTGCACAAGCTCCAGGAGAGCGGCTTCTACTGGGGCTCTATCAATGGCAAGGAGGCCAACGCCATGCTGGCCGCCGAGTCCGTTGGAACCTTCCTGATCCGTGACAGCTCCGACAACCGACACTTCTTCACGCTCAGCGTCAAGACGGCGTCTGGCACCAAGAACCTGCGCATCCAGTGTGACTCCGGGTCCTTCTTACTCCAGACGGACCCCAAGAGCATGCAGGCTGTGCCCCGCTTTGACTGTGTGCTGAAGCTGGTCCACCACTACATGCCCCCGACCAAAGGGGCTTCGCTGGTGGAGAAAAACACGAGGGGAGGGAACGCCTCCTACTACATCTACTCTGGAGGGGAGAAGATTCCTCTGGAGCTCCTCAAACCTTTCTCCTCCACTATGTCCAGCCTGCAGCACCTGTGTAGGAAAACAGTCAACGGACACCTGGACATATCCAGCAAACGGGACCAGCTTCCCCACCCGCTCAAAGAGTTCCTGCAGGAGTACGACGCGCCCATCTAGGCCCCTCTCTGGACATGTAGTGCCTCGATGGCATAAGACTTGATAAAGGTGTTATGAAGGGGACTTGGGCCGGTGTGAGAGACAGTGTGGCAGTACCCCACAGAACTGGGGGGAAATATGACTGTCTGTATCCGTGTCTTAGAGGGATGGTTCACCCACATCAGGGTGACGAGGCAGAGGGGAAGGCAGCAGCATGAGTCAGTCTGAGAAAGTAGAAGAAGATGCTTGGTATTGTGGTTCTCATAAGGGCTGTACTGTACCTATCTCCCAAGCCCAGGAGTGATATAACGTTACCATGAGGAGTAGAGCTATACTGGTCCCACGTCAGCCAGTCACTTTCAACAAGCTGCCAACCAAAAGACAAGCGGTGGGCGTCGTCATCAGACTTTCCAGTCTCTCATTCatgcagagagtgagacagaatgagagagaaggagagagagagagagacagaacgagagagaaggagagagagagacagaacgagagagaaggagagagagagagagagaaaggaggactgGTTCATTGAGAGGCTAAACGGCCAGTCGGTGTGCTGCTAATTGGTTCAGATGTGTGTCAGTCAGGCCTTCAATTGGACCAGAAAATAACTATTTCCCAACCTCAACTCTAACCTCACTGCATGACTAATAACTTCCTCCCGAGGtccgctctctctctttagtcgaTGAAGGCTCTGAGCCAGCATCTTGCCTGCCTTCACACCTCTGACGAAGCACACATTCCCACTGCTGCTAACCACGGGGTCTGGCTGTGGCACGGCACCGGCctgagaaacacaaacacaccagccTCTCCTATCCATTCAACCATTACAGCAGGATTGGCTGTCATGACTGTCCTTAGCTGGCTGTTGGATATTAGTTACGGACATTAGCCCTGAGCCTGGAAGTATTAAACTCGTTGGTCGGAGTACCAAGCTTTTTGGCTTCCTCTGGGAAAACTGGGATCTCTGTCTCAGCCTTGCCAGGAAACTGCCTAGCAACCAGAATTCTAACCCATGTTCCAAAGGGGACGTTTAACGTCACCACCTCCAACATCACACTTTGAGTCAATAGTTGTTTATTTCCTTAGAAAAACTAGCCAGAACTGCAAACCAATTATGACCCAATGTTACAGAAGTGTGAAGCCACAAACGGACGAATGGAGAACATTATATTTGAGACGTAAGGTGTTGAAGATGTGTGTAATGATTGGTTGATTGGCAGGGCTTTTGATTTGAACATGCCAAACCTGTCCTGAACACACCAACAAAACGGTTTCTTGACCGAACAACGAATACTTGCATGACGAATAAATGAATGAGGGGTTGCTTTTATACTTGAGATAATAACATCACTAtatacagaggaaacagagtcCGGGTAAGCCCTCAGTGGATAGGAAATATACCCCGATGAATGTGGTGGTATTTGTGCCACAGACAGGATACCAGATATCACTTGCTGTTGAATGTATTAACATCTGagaatctctcttcctctcaaaGAGAGCATCTAAGGTTCATCCTGTTcaatttatttttcttaaaaccaGACAATGTTTACATGACTGACAGAAAAATGCAAACAGGTTTTCTCCTATCTTTTATAAAGATATTCATTATTGTCTAGCCAGGTGACTGGCTGCAGTAGAAGCATGATCGAGTTCGAAGAAAAGGAGATCGCAGAAGCAAGCAGAACTAAAAACTTTGCACATATTTATATTCATACGACATTTCAATAATTTATAATAAAGAGCActatttttttaatgaatgacATCCTTGTTGTGTGACCTTATTTGGGGGGTGTTACATCATATATGACTATACGTCTTGGGTATTTGACactagatttttattttatttatttatttattttacctttatttaaccaggtaggcaagttgagaacaagttctcatttacaattgcgacctggccaagataaagcaaagcagttcgacacatacaacgacacagagttacacatggaataaaacaaacatgcagtcaataataaagtataaacaagtctatatacaatgtgagcaaatgaggtgagaagggaggtaaaggcaaaaaaggccttggtggcaaggtaaatacaatatagcaagtaaaacactggaatggtagttttgcaatggaagaatgtgcaaagtagaaataaaaataatggggtgcaaaggagcaaaataaataaattaaatacagttgggaaagaggtagttgatagggctaaattataggtgggctatgtacaggtgcagtaatctgtgagctgctctgacagttggtgcttaaagctagtgagggagattgTCATCACTACACATGTCTAAAACATCCCACCTTCAGTTAACCCCACAGGAAGTCAGAACACATAACGTCAAAAGAGCTGGGTAGAAATAATGTTTTTATTCATTTCATCGCTGTGTACTACGTTCATTTGACAGGAACCATGCACATGAATTAACATTGAATTTCACTAACAACTAGACTTTTAGGGGCCAATTTCCCAGACAGAAGCCTAATCCCGGACTCAAACGTGCTTTTTAGTCCCTGACTAGGCTTAACCTGTGTCCGAGAAACCAGCCCCTAAAGGGACTGTTATCTAAACAGATCAGGAAACATTTCTCTCAGTATCTAATCTGTTGTCTAAGCCCATCCCTTTACCATGTAAAGTGTGTGTGGCTCCAGAGAATTACACTAGAAGTGATAGAGTGATGTCCCCGCCCCAAGCCTTTGTTCCAGTGGAAGAGGATTAACCTCCCTTCAACAATGTATAGCAACaattcagtggaggctgctgaggggagaacggctcataacaatgtattaaaaaaatatatatatatatatgttttttaactaggcaagtcagttaagaacaaattcttatttacaatgtgggccaaacccggacaacgctgggccaattgtgcgccgccctatcaAGGCTGGGTgtggtacagcctggattcaaaccagggtatCTGTAGTGACacgtctagcactgagatgcagtgccttagaccgctggagtataatggtatcaaacacgtgtatatttttatttgtcatttttttattttacctttatttaaccaggtaggcaagttgagaacaagttctcatttacaattgcgacctggccaagataaagcaaagcagttcgacacatacaacaacacagagttacacatggagtaaaacaaacatacagtcaataatacagtagaaaaataagtatatacaatgtgagcaagtgagatgagataagggagggaaaggcaaaaaaaggccatggtggcgaagtaaatacaaaatagcaagtaaaacactggaatggttgatttgcagtggaagaatgtgcaaagtagagatagaaataatggggggcaaaggagcaaaataaataaataaatacagtagggaaagaggtagttgtttgggctaaattatagatgggctatgtacaggtgaggtaatctgtgagctgctctggcagctggtgcttaaagctagtgagggagataagtgtttccagtttcagagatttttgtagttcgtaccagtcattggcagcagagaactgaaaggagaggcggccaaaggaagaattggttttgggagtGACCagggagatatacctgctggagtgcgtgctacaagtgggtgctgctatggtgaccagcgagctgagataaagggggactttacctaatagggtcttgtagatgacttggagccagtggctttggcgacgagtatgaagcgagggccagccaacgagagcgtacaggtcgcagtggtgggtagtatatggggctttggtgacaaaacggatggcactgtgatagactgcatccaatttattgagaagggcgatgtcatttattttgtaaatgacatcgccaaagtcgaggattggtaggatggtcagtttttaatttttaatttattttatttcacctttatttaaccaggtaggccagttgagaacacctttatttaaccaggtaggctagttgagaacacctttatttaaccaggtaggctagttgagaacacctttatttaaccaggtaggctagttgagaacaagttctcatttgcaactgcgacctggccaagataaagcgtagcaattcgacacatacaacaacacagagttacacatggaataaacaaaacatacagtcaataatacagtagaacaaaataaaacaaaaagtccattaacagtgagtgcaaatgaggtaagttaaggcaataaataggccatggtggcgaagtaattacaatatagcaattaaacactggaatggtagattggcagaagaggaatgtgcaggtagagatactggggtgcaaaggagcaaaataaataaataaataaataccagtatggggatgaggtaggtagatagatgggctgtttacagatgggctatgtacaggtacagtgatctgtaagctgctctgacagctggtgcttaaagctagtgagggagatgtgagtctccaacttcagagatttttgcaattcgttccaatcatgggcagcagagaactggaaggaaagacaaccaaaggaggaattggctttgggg
This sequence is a window from Oncorhynchus mykiss isolate Arlee chromosome 13, USDA_OmykA_1.1, whole genome shotgun sequence. Protein-coding genes within it:
- the socs3 gene encoding suppressor of cytokine signaling 3 → MVTHSKFDSVMSSSPFDSTMRLPHRYKTFSSKVQYQLVVTTLHKLQESGFYWGSINGKEANAMLAAESVGTFLIRDSSDNRHFFTLSVKTASGTKNLRIQCDSGSFLLQTDPKSMQAVPRFDCVLKLVHHYMPPTKGASLVEKNTRGGNASYYIYSGGEKIPLELLKPFSSTMSSLQHLCRKTVNGHLDISSKRDQLPHPLKEFLQEYDAPI